In a genomic window of Betaproteobacteria bacterium:
- a CDS encoding antibiotic biosynthesis monooxygenase, producing MIHVIATIDLAQGTREAFLTEFRKLIPDVRAEAGCIEYGPAIDTETGIPTQAKVGADKVVVIEKWESVAHLKAHSVAPHMQAYRGRVKDYVKGMELRVLSPA from the coding sequence ATGATTCACGTTATCGCCACCATCGATCTCGCACAGGGCACGCGCGAGGCGTTTCTTACCGAATTCCGTAAGTTGATTCCCGATGTTCGCGCCGAAGCGGGCTGCATCGAGTACGGTCCGGCCATCGATACCGAGACCGGCATTCCAACCCAAGCCAAGGTGGGTGCCGATAAGGTTGTGGTAATCGAAAAATGGGAGAGCGTCGCCCATCTCAAGGCCCATTCCGTGGCCCCCCATATGCAGGCCTACCGGGGGCGCGTCAAGGACTATGTGAAGGGAATGGAGTTGCGGGTATTGAGTCCAGCATAA
- a CDS encoding molybdopterin oxidoreductase family protein has protein sequence MNAPLRILPSVCPHDCTSTCALDVEIVDARTIGRVRGSQRNSYTAGVICEKVARYAERQHHPDRLTHPLLRTGPKGSKQWKRISWDEALDRTAEALIQKAAQHGSETVWPYFYAGTMGLVQRDGIQRLRHAMKYSRWFSTICVALSDSGWLAGVGSKRGVDLREAAEHADVIVIWGGNPVNTQVNVMQHAMAAKKRGAKLVVVDPYRTGTAEKADLHLAIRPGTDGALACGVMHVLFAEGFADWDYLRRYTDCPDELAAHLKTRTPEWASAITGLPAETITEFARMYGRARSSFIRCHHGFSRSRNGAANMHAVTCLPAVTGAWQHKGGGALYGHTGIYPLNRTLIEGLDKVDTSVRDLDQSRLGPILTGDADALKGGPPVTALLVQNTNPAMVCPELHKVHAGLAREDLFTCVHEQFMTQTAAFADIVLPATTFLEHDDFYTASGHTSFQVARKVVEAPGEARENHYVICQLAKRLGAEHPGFHMSAWEIMDATLRTSGMWDAQTNYKRGGQDFVYPFEKMHFLDGFDTADGKFHFKGDWKRFGGRWEEMPVLPDHQNVIDNATTEKPYRLVAAPARTFLNSSFTETPSSVKRERRPTVLLHPEDCAALSVAQDERVQLGNERGTVIVHVKPQGGQQRGVVVVEGIWPNEYFENGIGINALTSADPGWPNGGAVFHDTAVWVKKLV, from the coding sequence ATGAACGCTCCCCTTCGAATCCTGCCTTCGGTTTGCCCTCATGATTGCACCAGCACGTGCGCGCTGGACGTGGAGATCGTGGACGCGCGCACCATTGGGCGCGTGCGCGGCTCGCAGCGGAATAGCTACACCGCTGGGGTGATCTGCGAGAAGGTGGCGCGCTATGCCGAGCGCCAGCATCACCCGGACCGGCTCACGCACCCCTTGCTACGCACGGGGCCCAAGGGCAGCAAGCAATGGAAGCGCATATCCTGGGATGAAGCCCTGGACCGCACGGCCGAAGCCTTGATCCAGAAGGCCGCGCAGCACGGTAGTGAGACTGTTTGGCCTTATTTCTACGCGGGCACCATGGGGCTGGTTCAACGCGACGGTATTCAGCGCCTGCGCCACGCCATGAAGTATTCTCGCTGGTTCTCCACCATTTGCGTGGCGCTTTCCGACAGCGGCTGGCTGGCCGGGGTGGGTAGCAAGCGCGGGGTGGATTTACGAGAAGCGGCGGAGCACGCCGATGTGATCGTCATTTGGGGAGGTAACCCGGTCAACACGCAAGTCAACGTGATGCAGCACGCCATGGCCGCCAAGAAGCGCGGCGCCAAGCTGGTGGTGGTGGATCCCTATCGCACGGGAACCGCGGAGAAGGCGGATCTGCACCTGGCCATACGGCCAGGGACGGATGGTGCGCTGGCCTGCGGCGTCATGCACGTGTTGTTCGCGGAAGGCTTTGCCGACTGGGATTATCTGCGCCGTTACACGGACTGCCCAGATGAACTGGCCGCTCATCTGAAGACACGCACACCCGAATGGGCATCGGCTATCACCGGGTTGCCGGCCGAGACCATCACCGAATTCGCCCGCATGTATGGGCGCGCTCGCAGCAGTTTCATCCGTTGCCATCACGGCTTTTCGCGCTCGCGCAACGGGGCGGCCAACATGCACGCGGTCACATGCCTTCCGGCCGTAACCGGGGCTTGGCAGCATAAAGGCGGTGGGGCGCTCTATGGCCATACGGGGATTTATCCGCTCAACCGCACGTTGATCGAAGGTCTGGACAAGGTGGATACCTCGGTGCGAGATCTCGACCAATCGCGCCTAGGCCCTATTCTCACGGGTGACGCCGACGCGCTGAAGGGCGGTCCGCCGGTTACGGCCTTGCTGGTTCAGAACACCAACCCGGCCATGGTGTGTCCGGAATTGCATAAGGTGCACGCGGGGCTCGCGCGCGAAGACCTTTTCACCTGCGTGCACGAGCAATTCATGACGCAGACTGCCGCGTTCGCCGATATCGTGCTGCCCGCGACGACCTTTTTGGAGCACGATGACTTCTACACGGCCAGCGGCCACACGTCGTTCCAGGTTGCGCGCAAAGTCGTGGAAGCGCCGGGCGAGGCGCGCGAGAACCACTATGTGATCTGCCAACTGGCCAAGCGGCTGGGCGCGGAACATCCTGGATTCCATATGAGTGCGTGGGAAATCATGGATGCGACGTTGCGGACATCCGGTATGTGGGACGCGCAAACCAATTACAAGCGCGGCGGCCAGGATTTCGTGTATCCATTCGAGAAGATGCACTTCCTGGATGGTTTCGATACGGCGGATGGCAAGTTTCACTTCAAGGGCGACTGGAAGCGCTTCGGCGGCCGTTGGGAGGAAATGCCGGTGTTGCCCGATCATCAGAATGTCATCGACAACGCCACCACCGAAAAACCCTACCGCTTGGTGGCGGCACCTGCGCGCACCTTCCTGAACTCGAGTTTCACGGAAACACCGAGTTCGGTGAAACGAGAGCGCCGTCCTACGGTACTCTTGCACCCGGAGGATTGCGCGGCCCTAAGCGTCGCGCAGGACGAGCGCGTGCAACTGGGCAATGAGCGAGGGACCGTGATCGTGCATGTAAAGCCGCAAGGCGGCCAGCAGCGCGGCGTGGTCGTGGTGGAAGGCATCTGGCCCAATGAGTATTTCGAGAATGGAATCGGAATCAACGCCTTGACCAGCGCGGATCCGGGCTGGCCCAATGGCGGCGCGGTGTTCCACGACACGGCCGTTTGGGTTAAAAAGCTGGTTTGA
- a CDS encoding xanthine dehydrogenase family protein subunit M — protein sequence MDYRSPTTAKDAAGLLAQDGAYGLAGGTDLLVKLRTGFVAPRMVVDLKAVPRLRGIESDARGWRIGAATPCAEIGEHAGFTAAWPGVVEALQLIGSTQIQGRATLGGNLCNASPAADSVPALIAAGAVCEVAGAQGEREVPVEQIITGPGRNALARGEFIMGFRLPKPTGRAGDAYLRFIPRTEMDIAVVGVGVSLALDAQGVCTHARVGLGAVAPTPLLVAAGAKALIGTRVDDAALKALAAAASAACKPIDDKRGTIAYRIKVAGVLARRAAKIALERAAGK from the coding sequence ATGGACTATCGATCACCAACTACCGCCAAGGACGCCGCCGGGCTCCTGGCACAAGATGGCGCCTACGGACTCGCGGGCGGTACGGATCTACTGGTAAAACTGCGCACGGGATTTGTCGCGCCACGCATGGTGGTGGATTTGAAAGCCGTGCCGCGGCTACGTGGCATCGAGAGCGACGCCCGCGGCTGGCGCATCGGCGCGGCCACGCCTTGCGCCGAAATCGGCGAGCATGCAGGCTTCACAGCAGCGTGGCCGGGCGTGGTGGAAGCATTGCAGCTCATCGGCTCTACCCAAATTCAAGGGCGCGCGACACTGGGCGGGAATCTGTGCAACGCCTCGCCGGCGGCCGATAGCGTACCGGCACTCATCGCCGCCGGAGCGGTGTGCGAGGTGGCGGGTGCGCAAGGCGAGCGCGAAGTGCCTGTGGAGCAAATCATCACGGGACCGGGCCGCAACGCGCTGGCGCGCGGTGAGTTCATCATGGGGTTCCGCTTGCCGAAACCCACGGGCAGGGCGGGGGATGCGTACTTGCGCTTCATTCCTCGCACCGAGATGGACATCGCCGTGGTGGGCGTGGGCGTGTCGCTCGCGCTCGATGCGCAGGGCGTGTGCACGCATGCGAGAGTGGGCCTGGGTGCCGTGGCACCTACACCGCTCCTCGTGGCTGCCGGTGCCAAGGCGCTCATCGGAACGCGCGTGGACGATGCCGCACTCAAGGCCCTGGCCGCTGCCGCGAGTGCCGCATGCAAACCGATCGACGACAAGCGCGGCACCATCGCCTACCGCATCAAGGTGGCGGGCGTATTGGCCCGCCGGGCCGCCAAGATCGCGCTTGAACGCGCCGCCGGGAAATAA
- a CDS encoding xanthine dehydrogenase family protein molybdopterin-binding subunit produces MTVPGVTQKNLKIVGTRPLRPDGVDKVTGRAKFGADIHVPNMLIGRVLRSPHAHARIKSIDVSKAQALKGVKAVITCADLCDLPSEFIPAGEMMVNFKDMTRNVMAREKALYEGHAVAAVAAVSDAVAAHALALIDVQYEVLPHVMDVSKAMEPDAPLLHDDMYTIGVEPKPAMPSNIAKRVEFGFGDLEAGFAKADVIVEREFTTKPVHQGYIEPHACLASVSEDGKAELWCTTQGQFIVRAFCAKLLGMEVSNLRVTASEIGGGFGGKTVVYLEPLALALSRKACQPVKMTMSRTEVFRASGPTSGAKIWVKVGATKDGRITAAEALLKYQAGAFQGSPVQPGAMCAFAPYDLENVRIVGFDVVVNRPKVAAYRAPGGPISEFAVEGVIDEIAKKIGMDPVEFRLKNAAKEGTRAPYGPKLGPIGLVETLQAAKAHAHYRAPLKANQGRGVASGFWFNIGGETCATLNVGEDGSVAMVLGTPDIGGSRASLSMMAAEELGIPMEQVHAIIGDTSSLGFNFLTGGSRVTFSSGMAVVEAARDVIKQLRSRAAKIWEVSAEEVEWVEGRARLLGEGKDKSLSLADLAKTAGKTGGPIVGNAAINATGAGPSLATHLVDVEVDPETGKVTILRYTAIQDAGKAVHPSYVEGQMQGGAVQGIGWALNEEYIYDDKGRLENPGFLDYRIPVCSDVPMIDTVIVEVPNPRHPYGVRGVGETPIVPPMAAIANAVSNATGYRFTDLPMSPPRVLAAIDSQRGG; encoded by the coding sequence ATGACCGTACCAGGAGTGACCCAGAAGAACTTGAAAATCGTCGGTACTCGCCCTCTTCGCCCCGATGGCGTGGACAAGGTGACAGGGCGCGCCAAATTCGGCGCCGATATCCATGTGCCCAACATGCTGATCGGAAGAGTTCTGCGCAGCCCGCACGCGCATGCTCGCATCAAGTCCATCGATGTGTCCAAGGCGCAAGCCCTGAAGGGCGTGAAAGCGGTGATCACCTGCGCCGATCTGTGCGATCTGCCTTCGGAGTTCATTCCCGCGGGCGAGATGATGGTGAACTTCAAGGACATGACGCGCAATGTGATGGCGCGCGAGAAAGCCCTGTATGAAGGGCACGCCGTGGCCGCCGTGGCGGCCGTGAGCGACGCGGTGGCGGCGCACGCGCTGGCGCTGATCGATGTGCAATATGAAGTGCTGCCCCACGTGATGGACGTCTCCAAGGCCATGGAACCAGATGCACCCTTGCTGCACGACGACATGTACACCATTGGCGTGGAACCCAAGCCCGCGATGCCGTCCAACATCGCCAAGCGCGTGGAGTTCGGATTCGGCGATTTGGAAGCCGGGTTTGCCAAGGCCGACGTCATCGTCGAACGCGAATTCACGACGAAGCCCGTGCACCAAGGCTACATAGAGCCGCACGCGTGCCTGGCCAGCGTATCGGAGGATGGCAAAGCGGAACTGTGGTGCACCACGCAAGGACAGTTCATCGTGCGTGCCTTCTGCGCCAAGCTCCTGGGAATGGAAGTTTCGAATTTGCGCGTCACCGCGTCGGAAATCGGTGGCGGGTTCGGCGGAAAAACCGTGGTGTACTTGGAGCCCCTGGCGCTGGCGCTCTCGCGCAAGGCTTGCCAGCCCGTGAAAATGACCATGTCCCGCACGGAAGTGTTCCGCGCCAGCGGACCCACGTCGGGTGCCAAGATTTGGGTGAAGGTGGGTGCGACGAAAGATGGGCGCATCACCGCGGCGGAGGCGTTGCTGAAGTACCAGGCGGGTGCGTTCCAGGGCTCACCGGTGCAGCCCGGCGCCATGTGTGCCTTCGCGCCTTATGATCTGGAGAACGTGCGCATCGTCGGCTTCGACGTGGTGGTGAACCGGCCCAAGGTGGCGGCGTACCGCGCACCGGGCGGGCCCATCTCGGAGTTCGCCGTCGAAGGCGTGATCGACGAAATCGCCAAGAAGATCGGCATGGACCCTGTCGAGTTTCGTTTGAAGAATGCCGCCAAGGAAGGCACCCGCGCGCCTTACGGGCCGAAACTGGGCCCCATCGGCTTGGTGGAGACGCTACAAGCGGCGAAGGCCCATGCGCACTACCGGGCGCCGCTCAAGGCCAACCAGGGCCGTGGCGTGGCCTCGGGGTTCTGGTTCAACATCGGCGGGGAAACCTGCGCCACGCTCAATGTGGGCGAAGATGGCAGCGTGGCCATGGTGCTGGGCACGCCAGACATCGGAGGTTCGCGTGCATCCCTGTCCATGATGGCGGCCGAGGAACTGGGCATTCCCATGGAGCAGGTGCACGCGATCATCGGCGACACCAGTTCCCTGGGATTTAACTTCCTCACGGGCGGTAGCCGGGTTACGTTCTCCAGCGGCATGGCGGTGGTGGAAGCCGCGCGCGATGTCATCAAGCAATTGCGCAGCCGCGCCGCGAAAATCTGGGAAGTGTCAGCCGAGGAAGTGGAATGGGTTGAAGGGCGCGCCCGCTTATTGGGCGAGGGCAAGGACAAGTCGCTATCGCTCGCGGATCTGGCCAAAACGGCTGGCAAGACCGGCGGCCCCATCGTCGGCAATGCCGCCATCAATGCCACGGGCGCGGGACCGAGCTTGGCAACTCATTTAGTGGACGTCGAGGTGGATCCCGAAACGGGCAAGGTCACCATCTTGCGCTACACCGCGATTCAAGATGCGGGCAAGGCCGTGCATCCCAGCTACGTGGAAGGCCAGATGCAAGGCGGCGCGGTGCAAGGCATAGGTTGGGCGCTAAACGAGGAATACATTTACGACGACAAGGGCCGCCTGGAAAACCCGGGCTTCCTCGATTACCGTATTCCGGT
- a CDS encoding (2Fe-2S)-binding protein, protein MAKQHVTTTVNGDTVEFLCGTEQTLLDVLRDELYLTGSKEGCGSGDCGACSVMLDGRLVCACLVLGAEAQGRSVETIEGMAKGDELHPLQQKFLEHAALQCGICTPGFLIAAKALLAKKPNPTETEVRYWLAGNLCRCTGYDKIVRAVMDAAVVMRTA, encoded by the coding sequence ATGGCAAAGCAACATGTAACGACTACCGTGAATGGGGATACCGTGGAGTTCCTCTGCGGCACGGAACAGACTCTGCTCGACGTACTACGCGATGAGCTGTATTTGACCGGTAGCAAGGAAGGCTGTGGCTCGGGCGATTGCGGAGCGTGCAGTGTGATGCTCGATGGCCGCCTAGTGTGCGCGTGCCTCGTGCTCGGGGCCGAGGCCCAAGGGCGCAGCGTGGAAACCATCGAGGGCATGGCCAAGGGCGATGAACTGCATCCCCTTCAGCAGAAGTTTCTCGAGCACGCCGCGCTACAGTGCGGCATCTGCACGCCGGGATTTTTGATCGCGGCGAAAGCCTTGCTTGCGAAGAAACCCAACCCCACGGAAACCGAAGTGAGGTATTGGCTAGCCGGTAACCTGTGCCGTTGCACGGGATACGACAAGATAGTGCGCGCGGTGATGGATGCCGCCGTTGTGATGAGAACGGCTTAA